The following are encoded in a window of Methylicorpusculum oleiharenae genomic DNA:
- the mepA gene encoding penicillin-insensitive murein endopeptidase, with product MKVLLSLLSGALLSASCVSLAANRWATVTSPTPIINGIESIGDYTAGCLRGALTLPENGEGYQVMRLSRQRYFGHPDLIQFIEKLGRSAVDKDWGTLLIGDLGQARGGPTPSGHRSHQSGLDVDIWFLLSREATKRKLSHGEREKWGAPSVLLPHSDTINPSQWSQAIEQVLETAALMPEVDRIFVNAAIKRQLCNNKGPEARPWLKKIRPWWAHDDHFHVRLKCPTDSPNCKTQNPVPNSNGCDASLDWWFSAEAKTPSAVPKKAPAPLLLPEQCDGVLTE from the coding sequence ATGAAGGTGTTATTAAGTCTTTTAAGCGGGGCACTATTGAGCGCCTCTTGTGTTTCGCTGGCTGCGAACCGCTGGGCAACTGTCACCTCCCCTACCCCGATAATCAATGGCATTGAAAGTATTGGCGATTACACCGCCGGATGTTTGCGGGGAGCCTTGACTTTACCCGAAAATGGCGAGGGCTATCAGGTCATGCGGTTATCGCGTCAACGCTATTTTGGCCACCCCGATTTGATTCAGTTCATAGAAAAACTGGGCCGCAGCGCCGTCGACAAAGACTGGGGAACGCTATTGATCGGCGATTTGGGCCAGGCTAGAGGCGGACCCACGCCTAGCGGACATCGCAGCCACCAATCCGGACTGGATGTGGACATCTGGTTTTTGTTATCCAGAGAAGCAACTAAACGAAAATTAAGCCATGGCGAACGCGAGAAATGGGGGGCACCCTCTGTTTTGCTGCCTCATTCGGACACTATTAACCCGTCTCAATGGTCACAGGCCATAGAACAAGTCCTGGAAACTGCGGCGCTGATGCCGGAAGTTGACCGTATCTTTGTCAACGCAGCCATCAAGCGGCAGCTATGTAATAACAAGGGTCCTGAAGCACGTCCCTGGTTAAAAAAAATCCGGCCCTGGTGGGCGCATGACGATCACTTTCATGTCCGCTTGAAATGCCCGACTGACAGCCCTAATTGCAAAACTCAAAATCCTGTGCCCAACAGCAACGGCTGCGATGCATCGCTGGATTGGTGGTTTTCTGCTGAAGCAAAAACGCCATCGGCGGTTCCAAAAAAAGCGCCGGCACCTTTGCTTCTACCTGAACAATGTGACGGCGTTTTAACGGAATAA
- a CDS encoding HNH endonuclease, whose protein sequence is MKNLLTQERLKELLRYDPETGMFTWLASPANSVKVGAIAGSVNGKGYIHIKINSKTYRAHRLAFFYHFGRWPKNDVDHMNGVKTDNRIENLRDANKSENQQNRGVQSNNTSGYMGVSYDKRKKKWKAEIMINRKTNRLGRFSTPEEAHAAYLSAKKELHTFQPTPRAAHQEGGEVQS, encoded by the coding sequence ATGAAAAACTTGCTTACACAAGAACGATTGAAAGAATTGCTGAGATACGACCCTGAAACCGGCATGTTTACTTGGTTGGCATCACCGGCTAATAGCGTTAAGGTTGGCGCGATTGCTGGGAGCGTTAACGGCAAAGGTTATATTCATATCAAGATAAACAGCAAGACTTACAGAGCGCACCGTTTAGCATTTTTTTATCACTTTGGCCGATGGCCTAAAAATGATGTTGACCACATGAACGGCGTTAAAACAGACAACCGGATAGAAAACCTTAGGGATGCGAATAAATCAGAGAATCAACAGAACAGAGGTGTTCAATCAAATAATACTAGCGGCTATATGGGCGTTTCTTATGATAAGCGTAAGAAAAAATGGAAAGCAGAGATAATGATAAACAGGAAAACTAATCGCTTAGGCAGATTCAGCACGCCAGAAGAAGCCCATGCCGCTTATCTATCCGCAAAAAAGGAACTACACACCTTTCAACCAACCCCGAGAGCAGCGCATCAAGAAGGCGGCGAGGTGCAATCATGA
- a CDS encoding TIGR04282 family arsenosugar biosynthesis glycosyltransferase, producing the protein MNTACIPPVIENESPKPSQGAIALFVKTPGLSPVKTRLAASLGTDAAETLHLTAAQSVTSVIADACQQIPLQGYYAVAEVGALDHWYWQALPTVWQGEGGLGERMGLIYEQLLQRHPYVLLVGADIPQMTSRQVCDCAHWLSATDFSRFAFGPSFDGGFWLFGGNRRLSQALWTHISYSQPDTGEQFLNAIAPFGDIFQTDSLQDADELADLVRVMSALEALVKPTPEQQKMTDFLTQLTLTNC; encoded by the coding sequence ATGAACACTGCATGCATACCGCCAGTTATCGAAAACGAAAGCCCTAAACCCTCTCAAGGTGCCATTGCGCTGTTTGTTAAAACACCGGGCTTGTCTCCCGTTAAAACTCGCTTGGCGGCAAGCCTTGGAACCGATGCTGCTGAAACTTTGCATTTAACTGCCGCTCAATCTGTGACATCGGTCATAGCGGATGCCTGTCAACAGATTCCGTTACAAGGGTATTACGCAGTCGCGGAAGTCGGGGCTTTGGATCATTGGTATTGGCAAGCGCTGCCGACAGTCTGGCAGGGGGAAGGCGGCCTGGGTGAACGTATGGGGCTGATCTACGAACAGCTTTTACAACGCCATCCGTATGTGCTTTTGGTGGGCGCCGATATTCCTCAAATGACCAGCCGTCAAGTGTGCGATTGTGCTCACTGGTTATCCGCTACTGATTTTTCTCGATTCGCTTTTGGTCCGAGTTTTGATGGTGGATTCTGGCTCTTTGGTGGTAATCGACGGCTTTCTCAGGCACTTTGGACTCACATAAGTTACAGTCAACCCGATACAGGAGAACAATTTTTAAATGCAATTGCACCTTTTGGTGATATTTTTCAGACAGACAGCTTACAGGATGCCGATGAATTAGCTGATTTAGTCCGGGTTATGTCCGCATTGGAGGCGCTTGTTAAACCCACGCCCGAACAGCAAAAGATGACAGACTTTTTGACGCAGTTAACGTTAACAAACTGTTGA
- a CDS encoding transketolase C-terminal domain-containing protein, with protein MSKFPIDLGAYQRISLDPSSNKLTDEQKSALKANIKLCRDAIVFFTATGAARGVGGHTGGPFDTVPEVMILDALFRGSDDKFVPIFFDEAGHRVATQYLMSTLNGDLPAEQLMRYREAHSHLPGHPELGFTPGVKFSSGRLGHMWPYVNGVAMANPTKTLFCLGSDGSQQEGNDAEAARLAVAQQLNVKLIIDDNNVTIAGHPSHYLGGCSTAKTLTGHGLTVLEGDGEDIDGLYSRIVTAINTQGPVAIINHRPMCPGIKGLEGSTHGHDVISVKLAVEYLESNGQQAAADHLKSIQAPKQDYTFLGSSDKWDANRNVFGDAAVAILSRLSEAERVEKVRVIDSDLEGSCGLKKIHDAYPEIFISSGIMERGNFSAAAGFGMEAGKQGIFGTFSAFLEMCISEITMARLNNSNVLSHFSHSGIDDMADNTCHFGLNNMFADNGLSDGYATNLYFPADPNQMKACMETIFFDPGLRFVFSTRSKVPLILDSEGKEFFGGDYKFVSGKDEVIREGTQGYIVSFGESLYRALDAVERLKQEGFDVGLINKPTLNVIDEEMLAKIGKSPMVMVVEAFNRKTGLGSRFGSWLLERGHTPKYAHIATHKEGCGGLWEQFPHQGIDPAGIMAKAKDLLKG; from the coding sequence ATGTCAAAATTTCCTATTGATCTCGGCGCGTACCAACGCATTTCCCTTGATCCAAGCAGCAACAAACTCACAGACGAACAAAAATCAGCACTCAAAGCCAATATCAAATTATGCCGAGATGCCATCGTATTCTTCACCGCAACTGGCGCGGCCAGAGGTGTAGGCGGACATACAGGCGGTCCATTTGACACCGTGCCGGAAGTCATGATTCTTGACGCGCTGTTTCGTGGTTCCGACGACAAATTCGTGCCGATTTTTTTCGATGAAGCCGGACACCGTGTTGCTACACAATACCTGATGTCAACTTTAAACGGCGACTTGCCTGCCGAACAATTGATGCGTTACCGGGAAGCGCATTCCCATCTGCCGGGCCATCCCGAACTGGGCTTCACTCCGGGTGTAAAATTCAGCTCAGGCCGTTTAGGTCACATGTGGCCTTATGTCAACGGCGTAGCCATGGCCAACCCGACAAAAACCTTATTCTGCCTGGGTTCTGATGGCTCGCAACAAGAAGGTAACGATGCTGAAGCAGCTCGTTTAGCCGTAGCTCAACAACTCAATGTCAAACTGATCATTGACGATAACAATGTCACGATCGCAGGTCATCCATCGCATTATCTGGGTGGCTGCAGTACCGCCAAAACATTGACCGGCCATGGATTAACCGTACTTGAAGGCGACGGCGAAGATATTGACGGCTTGTATAGCCGCATCGTTACCGCGATCAACACTCAAGGCCCAGTTGCAATTATCAACCACCGTCCTATGTGCCCAGGCATCAAAGGCTTGGAAGGTTCAACTCACGGCCACGATGTCATCTCGGTCAAATTAGCGGTTGAATACCTGGAATCGAACGGCCAGCAAGCAGCTGCCGATCACTTGAAATCTATCCAGGCTCCTAAACAGGATTACACCTTCCTGGGCTCCAGCGACAAATGGGATGCCAATCGTAACGTTTTCGGCGATGCCGCAGTAGCTATATTGAGCCGTCTGAGTGAAGCAGAACGTGTTGAAAAAGTCCGCGTTATCGACAGCGACCTTGAAGGCTCATGTGGCTTAAAGAAAATTCATGACGCTTATCCTGAAATCTTTATTTCATCCGGCATCATGGAGCGCGGCAACTTTTCTGCGGCTGCCGGTTTCGGTATGGAAGCTGGCAAACAAGGCATTTTTGGTACCTTCAGTGCCTTTTTGGAAATGTGTATTTCCGAAATCACCATGGCGCGCCTGAATAACTCAAATGTTCTGAGTCATTTCTCGCACTCGGGCATAGATGATATGGCCGACAACACGTGTCATTTCGGTTTAAACAACATGTTTGCCGACAACGGTTTAAGTGATGGTTATGCGACCAACTTGTATTTCCCGGCTGATCCAAACCAGATGAAAGCCTGTATGGAAACCATTTTCTTTGATCCGGGTTTACGTTTCGTATTCTCTACCCGCTCCAAAGTCCCACTGATTTTGGACAGCGAAGGCAAGGAATTTTTCGGCGGCGATTACAAATTTGTTTCCGGCAAAGACGAAGTCATTCGTGAAGGCACACAAGGCTATATCGTCAGCTTCGGTGAATCTTTATACCGCGCGCTGGATGCAGTTGAACGCCTGAAACAGGAAGGTTTCGATGTCGGCCTGATCAACAAACCTACTTTGAACGTGATTGATGAAGAGATGCTGGCTAAAATCGGCAAATCACCGATGGTGATGGTCGTAGAAGCCTTCAACCGCAAGACCGGTTTAGGTAGCCGTTTCGGCTCCTGGTTGCTGGAACGTGGCCATACACCAAAGTATGCTCACATCGCCACGCACAAAGAAGGCTGCGGCGGTTTATGGGAACAGTTCCCGCATCAAGGTATCGACCCAGCAGGCATCATGGCTAAAGCCAAAGACTTGCTGAAAGGTTAA
- a CDS encoding DUF7673 family protein, which yields MKKPITNRVFIQPLASLTPEEQESQQERALEAFNQNRLELATERRKACQKGEPALHRLVKVARHDTGQSLIIRRFLLGLYNGYQHKFSLTELRNLDKQLFYDCLAVLILDARVTAQEIHLYVEQGDYLFAEWADSVRGRV from the coding sequence ATGAAAAAGCCAATAACCAACCGCGTATTTATTCAACCGCTGGCAAGTCTCACGCCAGAAGAGCAGGAATCCCAGCAAGAAAGAGCACTCGAAGCCTTTAACCAGAACCGTCTTGAGCTGGCAACCGAAAGACGGAAGGCATGCCAAAAAGGCGAACCGGCATTGCACCGACTCGTTAAGGTGGCCAGACATGACACAGGCCAAAGTCTGATTATTCGGCGGTTTTTGTTGGGGTTGTACAACGGCTATCAGCATAAATTTAGCTTAACCGAACTCAGAAATCTGGATAAACAGCTCTTTTACGATTGTTTAGCGGTTTTGATACTGGATGCCAGGGTAACGGCGCAAGAAATTCATTTATACGTTGAACAGGGTGATTATCTGTTTGCAGAATGGGCCGATTCGGTAAGGGGGCGTGTATGA
- a CDS encoding TonB-dependent receptor domain-containing protein → MRKLIFSSLILTGAHQPVLAQNTESEDSYHLPNMVVTATRSEREKKQLAAAITVFTREDIEKYQVNTLPDLLKRVTGVDVVQSGGLGKPTSIFMRGTESDQVLVLIDGIRFGSVTLGTSPFEVIPIDQVERVEIIKGPQASLYGSEALGGVIQIFTRKGVQKQEPTFTLDAGGGSYNTAKVSGTVSGETNGTWYTLGASHINTKGFDAREPTSGFFGVNQPDNDGYYNTGLNARLGHRFDNKAEIEAFFMRSEGKNRFDGSNEDQTEFFNHVVGLSGRLFLTDYWESSLRLGQTRDDNDNLDLDGDFSTNFDSTRWNATWLNTFKLSDDHQLILGSDYRYDEVESTTLYTELSRYDVGVFTEWQGRFLDSHFLTASVRFDDNEAFGDFVSGNIGWRFNWDYGLSAFASFGNAFKAPTFNELYFPNFGNSGLSAEESTSVEVGLAGDYDWLRWELRAYHTDIDNLIGFAFNPNTGNFGAENTDKAQIDGIEAEIGTQILGVNAQLGMSLLDPRNRLTNTRLPRRSNKSLSLDLSRSFGALETGATLLAQGYRYDRQDNTNKVGGFVTVDLRSAYQFNKNWKLSGQLNNLLDKQYQTADTFNTADRNFFLSIHFTH, encoded by the coding sequence ATGCGAAAACTCATTTTTAGTTCATTAATTTTAACCGGTGCGCATCAACCGGTTCTGGCCCAAAATACGGAATCTGAAGATTCATACCATCTGCCTAACATGGTTGTTACTGCAACCCGTTCTGAACGGGAAAAGAAGCAGTTAGCGGCCGCCATTACCGTGTTTACCCGCGAAGATATTGAAAAATATCAAGTCAATACCTTACCTGATTTGTTAAAACGAGTCACCGGTGTCGATGTCGTGCAGTCAGGTGGTTTAGGTAAGCCCACCAGTATCTTTATGCGCGGCACAGAATCGGACCAGGTTTTGGTCTTGATTGATGGGATTCGTTTCGGCTCGGTTACTCTTGGCACCTCTCCGTTTGAAGTGATCCCCATTGATCAGGTCGAAAGGGTTGAAATTATCAAGGGTCCACAAGCCAGTCTTTACGGCTCTGAAGCGCTAGGGGGGGTAATTCAGATTTTTACCCGCAAAGGCGTTCAGAAACAAGAGCCCACTTTTACATTGGATGCCGGCGGTGGGTCTTATAATACAGCCAAGGTTTCCGGTACTGTCAGCGGCGAAACTAACGGCACCTGGTATACGCTAGGGGCATCTCATATCAATACCAAGGGCTTTGATGCAAGAGAACCGACTTCAGGTTTTTTTGGCGTCAATCAGCCAGACAATGATGGTTATTATAATACCGGTCTTAACGCCAGGCTTGGTCACCGCTTTGACAATAAGGCGGAAATTGAAGCTTTTTTCATGCGATCGGAAGGTAAAAATCGATTTGACGGTTCTAATGAAGATCAAACCGAATTCTTTAATCATGTCGTTGGCTTGTCAGGACGGCTTTTTTTAACTGACTATTGGGAGTCTTCGCTGCGTTTGGGGCAAACCAGAGATGATAATGATAACCTGGATTTGGATGGCGACTTTTCTACCAATTTTGATTCAACGCGATGGAATGCCACCTGGTTGAATACGTTCAAGTTATCCGATGATCATCAGTTGATTTTGGGTTCTGATTATCGCTATGACGAAGTGGAGAGCACCACCTTGTATACTGAGCTCAGTCGGTACGATGTGGGTGTGTTTACCGAATGGCAAGGCCGTTTTTTGGACAGTCATTTTCTGACCGCCTCGGTTCGGTTCGATGATAATGAAGCGTTTGGTGATTTTGTCAGCGGTAATATCGGCTGGCGGTTTAATTGGGATTATGGCTTAAGCGCATTTGCCAGTTTCGGTAACGCGTTTAAGGCGCCGACATTTAACGAACTTTACTTTCCTAATTTCGGTAATTCCGGATTATCCGCCGAGGAGTCAACTTCAGTAGAAGTGGGTTTGGCCGGAGATTATGATTGGTTGCGCTGGGAATTGCGGGCTTACCATACCGATATTGACAACCTGATTGGTTTTGCCTTTAATCCCAATACCGGTAACTTCGGCGCTGAAAATACCGATAAAGCCCAGATTGACGGCATCGAAGCCGAAATTGGAACCCAGATACTGGGAGTGAACGCACAATTGGGAATGAGCCTGCTGGACCCTCGTAATCGCTTGACCAATACGCGTTTACCCAGGCGGTCTAATAAATCCTTGTCACTTGATTTATCCAGGTCCTTTGGTGCGCTGGAAACGGGGGCAACTTTACTCGCTCAAGGCTATCGCTATGACCGGCAGGATAATACCAATAAAGTCGGAGGCTTTGTCACCGTTGATTTGCGCAGTGCCTATCAGTTCAATAAAAACTGGAAGTTAAGCGGACAATTGAATAATTTACTGGATAAACAATATCAAACCGCCGATACTTTTAACACAGCGGATAGAAACTTTTTCTTATCAATACACTTTACGCATTAA
- a CDS encoding RMD1 family protein, which produces MSSHQVIQRCLTVCLAQSFVFNELKEKLLDTTRSQVFRDTVAIDHKNGVSIVFAYGVVVHWNVNLDDRRELHRILLNYAVKPEAEAQEDNFSYEVNCEQDRIQHDHIELQNADIKVYVALSHAMAQSIKLAAFEGNAIDTIHTTSHLPESLAREGKIRLGRNAMAKIRGQLFLTKSDIILNYDLLDTPEFFWEHPEYQSIYLMAANYLEIKQRTEVLSKKLETIHELLEMLADEQKHLHSSTLEWIIIWLIAVEIIMSLIDKIF; this is translated from the coding sequence ATGTCTTCACATCAAGTTATTCAGCGTTGTTTAACCGTTTGTCTCGCGCAGTCATTCGTGTTTAACGAACTAAAAGAAAAGTTGCTCGACACCACCCGCTCTCAGGTCTTCAGAGATACTGTCGCAATCGATCATAAAAACGGCGTGTCTATTGTCTTTGCATACGGCGTTGTAGTGCACTGGAATGTGAATCTGGATGACCGGCGAGAGCTGCACAGAATTCTTTTAAATTATGCGGTAAAGCCGGAGGCGGAAGCTCAGGAAGATAATTTCAGCTACGAGGTCAACTGCGAACAAGACCGCATTCAACACGATCATATCGAGTTGCAAAACGCCGATATCAAAGTCTATGTTGCCTTGTCACACGCCATGGCACAGTCGATCAAACTGGCTGCATTTGAAGGCAATGCCATTGACACTATCCATACCACCAGCCATCTACCCGAATCGTTGGCGCGGGAAGGCAAAATCAGACTGGGCAGAAATGCAATGGCTAAAATTCGCGGCCAGCTGTTCTTGACCAAAAGCGATATTATTCTGAATTACGACTTGCTGGATACGCCAGAATTTTTTTGGGAACACCCGGAATACCAATCAATTTACTTGATGGCAGCGAATTACCTTGAGATCAAGCAGCGAACCGAAGTGCTGTCGAAAAAACTGGAAACCATCCATGAGCTTCTGGAAATGCTGGCTGACGAACAAAAACATCTACATTCGTCAACGCTGGAATGGATCATCATTTGGCTGATTGCCGTGGAAATCATCATGTCCTTGATCGACAAGATTTTTTAG
- a CDS encoding helix-turn-helix domain-containing protein, with protein sequence MSIEFLNAAFRAPLTGASKAVLIALADRCNDAGYCYPALKDIALRAGVSARTATRAVKTLEDSGYLAIIRVMGATNKYILLAGKLTENLYTTLDKSNYPQIDTSSNPLDMMSLGAGHERGEGLDMVSNKPSYNHQLTTKEPLIGKRKSQKRTIEIRKMRGLLRLAK encoded by the coding sequence ATGAGCATAGAATTCTTAAATGCAGCGTTTAGAGCCCCTTTAACCGGCGCAAGTAAGGCGGTATTAATTGCGCTTGCTGATAGATGCAACGATGCCGGTTATTGTTACCCAGCGTTAAAAGATATTGCTTTACGCGCTGGAGTATCGGCCAGAACAGCAACACGCGCAGTTAAAACGCTAGAGGATAGCGGCTATTTAGCAATAATTCGAGTAATGGGAGCAACGAACAAATATATTTTATTGGCCGGTAAATTGACCGAAAACTTATACACAACCTTAGACAAAAGCAATTATCCACAGATAGACACGAGTTCTAACCCCTTAGACATGATGTCACTAGGGGCTGGACATGAGCGCGGGGAGGGGCTGGACATGGTGTCTAATAAACCATCATATAACCACCAATTAACCACCAAAGAACCATTAATTGGCAAACGGAAAAGCCAAAAAAGAACGATAGAAATTAGAAAAATGCGCGGCTTGTTGAGGTTGGCAAAATGA
- a CDS encoding putative transporter: MNWLIHLFSHESVSHSLLVISLVVSTGLLLGRLSLFKIELGIAGVLFSGLAFGHFGITLPKEVMHFLREFGLILFVYAIGLQVGPSFVSSFFRYGIRLNVMAASIVLLGAAITVLISIFGDIPIPVAVGLFSGATTNTPSLAAAQEILAGISGINPETLKLPGLGYAVAYPFGIVGIILSMLLTRAVFKINLATEAEDFSRIQQENAKTPVWCDLTVENPNLNNLTIGQVPFFDAMGVAVTRILHNGEVNIATNDTLLTTGDAIRLVGEKEHLDKLKILIGPDSSYNLKEIATNLFSGRFVVTHKDAVGQTVSNLRTMYGVTISRIHRPDVEFTPTGSVHVHYGDELNVVGSKESLASLEKVLGNSLEVLSHPQIVPIFIGITLGILLGSLPLYVPGIPSAVKLGLAGGPLIVAILLSRIGNWGTMTWHLPKSSNIILKDVGIVLFLACVGLNSGDKFVNTLINGDGFYWMACAVMITIGPLLIVAFVARFFYRVNFLSMCGLLAGSMTDPPALAFANSLNPSAAVSIAYATVYPLVMILRIISAQMIILLFL, from the coding sequence ATGAATTGGCTCATACACCTTTTTAGCCACGAATCTGTTTCTCACTCGTTGTTAGTGATCAGTCTGGTTGTTTCAACCGGGCTGTTATTAGGAAGATTGTCCTTGTTCAAAATAGAACTGGGCATTGCCGGGGTGTTATTTTCCGGCCTTGCTTTCGGCCACTTTGGGATTACGTTGCCCAAAGAGGTCATGCACTTTCTGCGAGAGTTCGGACTCATTTTATTTGTCTATGCCATTGGACTTCAGGTGGGTCCCAGTTTTGTCAGCTCGTTTTTTCGCTACGGTATCAGGTTGAACGTGATGGCCGCTTCGATTGTGCTGCTGGGTGCTGCGATTACTGTTCTAATCAGTATTTTCGGTGATATTCCTATCCCTGTAGCGGTCGGGCTATTTTCAGGCGCAACCACCAACACACCTTCATTGGCGGCTGCACAGGAAATTCTTGCCGGCATATCCGGAATCAATCCTGAGACTCTGAAACTACCAGGATTGGGCTATGCGGTGGCATATCCTTTTGGCATAGTTGGCATTATCCTGTCTATGCTGCTGACGCGAGCGGTTTTTAAAATTAACCTGGCCACTGAAGCTGAAGACTTCAGCCGCATACAGCAGGAAAACGCCAAAACACCGGTTTGGTGTGATTTGACGGTGGAAAATCCAAATCTGAATAACTTGACCATTGGACAAGTTCCTTTTTTTGATGCCATGGGCGTGGCTGTAACCCGTATTCTTCATAACGGTGAAGTCAATATAGCGACAAATGACACCTTATTAACGACAGGCGACGCCATTCGTTTGGTCGGCGAAAAAGAACATTTGGATAAATTGAAAATTCTGATCGGGCCTGATTCCAGCTATAACCTGAAAGAAATTGCGACCAATCTTTTCAGCGGCCGCTTTGTCGTAACCCACAAAGATGCTGTGGGTCAAACCGTCAGCAACTTGCGGACAATGTACGGGGTGACTATTTCCAGAATTCACCGTCCGGATGTTGAATTTACGCCTACCGGGTCGGTTCATGTTCATTACGGCGACGAGTTGAATGTAGTCGGAAGCAAGGAGAGTCTGGCGAGTCTTGAAAAAGTATTGGGTAACTCGTTGGAGGTGCTCAGTCATCCGCAGATCGTTCCTATTTTTATCGGCATTACCTTAGGCATTTTGTTAGGCAGTCTGCCCCTTTATGTGCCGGGTATTCCTTCTGCCGTTAAACTCGGCTTGGCGGGTGGTCCGTTGATCGTGGCCATTTTGCTCAGCAGGATCGGCAATTGGGGTACGATGACCTGGCATTTGCCGAAGAGTTCGAACATTATCCTCAAAGATGTGGGGATCGTTTTGTTCTTGGCCTGCGTGGGCTTGAATTCGGGTGACAAGTTTGTCAATACCCTGATCAACGGTGACGGTTTTTACTGGATGGCTTGTGCGGTAATGATCACCATAGGGCCATTGCTGATTGTTGCGTTTGTGGCGAGGTTCTTCTACCGGGTTAATTTTCTGTCGATGTGCGGTTTGCTCGCCGGCAGTATGACTGATCCGCCGGCATTGGCTTTTGCTAACAGCTTGAATCCCTCTGCGGCAGTGTCAATTGCCTATGCAACGGTTTATCCGTTAGTGATGATATTAAGGATTATCTCTGCGCAGATGATCATTTTGTTGTTTCTTTGA
- a CDS encoding phage major capsid protein produces MNRILERHSNTFALFIALSIITLAVFGFDVDAAVINQHGDLFGAAGLAFAGCGSVGDIHKISEAVDIIENKINKFHDQAEKQLQETGKVSTETKNALEKFQEKQLEIADRLLYLEQKGVSGGGMGGDTPRQSGWGSQIVKNQNLKELLSGSRQKIRVEVQNNTLTGSDTTAAPMRKPGVVAGGFAPLTLESLFPHFPTTEAAIEFTRENVFTNSAAEAAEGAQKAESAITWTLVNQPVSTVAHWLKISKQLAADNQLLAAYVNARLSFGVNRRVETQLAAGDGTGANIGGILKSGNHVVHAYDDATLGSGLKKHKLIRRIIADMKSGGFMPSAVLMNPADWLLFDLDLLDSVPATITAQDIAGGFEPRIFGVPVVESIGVTADSFAVIAPQLGVIHDRQAVEVEISDSDGDNFTKNLLTIRAERRLAFCVEQPAAARGGDLSPV; encoded by the coding sequence ATGAACAGAATTTTAGAAAGGCACAGCAACACATTTGCATTATTTATCGCGTTATCAATTATCACGTTGGCGGTATTCGGTTTTGACGTTGACGCGGCAGTCATCAACCAACACGGCGATTTATTCGGTGCGGCTGGCTTGGCCTTCGCTGGATGCGGTAGCGTTGGCGATATTCATAAAATATCTGAAGCCGTCGACATTATCGAAAATAAGATAAACAAGTTTCATGACCAGGCTGAAAAGCAGTTGCAGGAAACCGGCAAAGTCAGCACCGAAACCAAAAACGCATTGGAAAAGTTCCAAGAAAAACAGTTAGAAATTGCAGACCGCCTGCTATACCTGGAGCAAAAAGGCGTTAGTGGCGGCGGTATGGGCGGCGACACCCCGCGCCAAAGCGGTTGGGGTTCGCAGATCGTAAAGAACCAAAACCTTAAAGAATTGTTATCCGGTTCGCGTCAAAAAATACGCGTTGAAGTTCAGAATAACACCTTGACCGGTTCAGATACCACAGCGGCACCCATGAGAAAGCCGGGTGTTGTAGCGGGCGGTTTTGCGCCGTTAACTTTAGAATCATTGTTCCCACACTTTCCGACTACAGAAGCGGCGATTGAATTCACGCGTGAAAATGTGTTCACCAACTCAGCAGCAGAAGCGGCAGAAGGCGCACAGAAGGCCGAGTCCGCGATAACCTGGACCTTAGTCAATCAACCGGTTAGCACAGTGGCGCACTGGCTTAAAATCAGCAAACAGTTAGCCGCTGATAATCAGTTATTGGCCGCCTATGTAAACGCGCGGTTAAGTTTTGGTGTCAATCGCAGAGTTGAGACTCAACTTGCAGCGGGTGACGGCACCGGCGCGAACATTGGCGGAATTCTGAAATCTGGGAACCATGTAGTACATGCCTATGATGATGCGACACTGGGCAGCGGCTTGAAAAAGCATAAATTGATTCGGCGCATTATTGCTGACATGAAGAGCGGCGGCTTTATGCCCTCAGCGGTTTTAATGAATCCGGCGGATTGGTTATTGTTTGACTTGGATCTATTGGACAGCGTACCGGCGACAATCACGGCGCAAGATATTGCGGGAGGTTTTGAACCGAGAATATTCGGCGTTCCTGTCGTTGAATCAATCGGTGTTACGGCTGATAGCTTCGCTGTTATTGCGCCACAATTAGGCGTTATTCATGATCGGCAGGCGGTTGAGGTCGAGATCTCAGATTCAGACGGCGACAACTTCACCAAGAACCTGTTAACTATTCGCGCCGAAAGACGCTTAGCTTTTTGCGTTGAACAACCAGCGGCGGCGCGTGGGGGCGACTTATCACCCGTTTAG